The following are from one region of the ANME-2 cluster archaeon genome:
- a CDS encoding GxxExxY protein gives MNADERRLNAMSEEIIGAAFEVSNVLGAGFLEKVYENALNLELNFRGIKTLQQAPLKVFYKEELVGDYIADILVENEIIIEVKAVKEIDTVHLAQCMNYLRITGLKLCLLLNFSKPRVEIKRVVNGI, from the coding sequence ATAAACGCAGATGAACGCAGATTGAATGCTATGTCGGAGGAGATTATAGGGGCGGCATTTGAAGTTAGCAATGTTCTTGGTGCGGGTTTTCTGGAGAAGGTTTATGAAAATGCCTTGAATCTTGAACTTAATTTTAGGGGAATAAAAACACTTCAACAGGCGCCATTAAAGGTATTTTATAAGGAAGAATTGGTAGGAGACTACATAGCAGATATTTTAGTTGAAAATGAAATCATAATTGAAGTTAAGGCTGTAAAGGAAATCGATACAGTACATTTAGCCCAATGCATGAACTATCTAAGAATAACAGGGCTGAAACTTTGCCTTTTGTTAAATTTCAGTAAACCAAGGGTAGAGATTAAAAGGGTTGTGAATGGCATTTAA